In Calditrichota bacterium, a single genomic region encodes these proteins:
- a CDS encoding site-specific DNA-methyltransferase, which produces MATVSTPHAAAATGALARIPALSALLPDCLVAGDNLPLLRRMEPSFVDLIYLDPPFMSGRRFGSAFDDRWNKPDSSAAEDGESAAMPLAIGELIDWVSRRISRSHGRYLTFIAMRLVECHRILKPTGSLYLHCDPTAGAYLRLLADAIFGPLQFRNEIVWAYRSGGSTARRFARKHDTILYYARDAERCFFQVQVEKSYNRDLKPYRFRGVAESQDEIGWHTLVRMRDVWEIPMVGRTSKERTGWPTQKPEALLARIIAASSMEGDLVLDPFCGSGTTIAVAARLGRRWIGIDLNPAAIDIAQSRLSAGDATRRS; this is translated from the coding sequence ATGGCGACCGTTTCAACCCCACATGCCGCGGCTGCAACCGGCGCACTTGCTCGAATCCCGGCATTGTCTGCACTTCTGCCTGACTGTCTGGTCGCCGGAGACAATCTACCACTCCTGCGCCGGATGGAGCCGTCGTTTGTCGATCTGATCTATCTCGACCCGCCCTTCATGAGCGGGAGACGCTTTGGCAGCGCCTTCGATGACCGCTGGAACAAACCGGATTCGAGCGCTGCAGAGGACGGGGAGTCCGCCGCTATGCCTCTCGCGATAGGGGAACTGATCGATTGGGTCTCCCGCCGGATAAGTCGGTCGCACGGTCGCTACCTGACTTTCATCGCGATGCGGCTGGTCGAATGCCACCGGATATTGAAACCGACGGGCAGTTTGTATCTCCACTGCGATCCGACGGCGGGAGCCTACTTGCGACTGCTCGCCGACGCGATCTTCGGACCGCTCCAGTTTCGAAACGAAATCGTCTGGGCCTACCGGAGCGGCGGATCCACAGCGCGGCGCTTTGCCCGCAAACATGACACGATACTCTATTACGCTCGCGACGCAGAGAGGTGCTTCTTTCAAGTGCAGGTCGAAAAGTCCTATAACCGCGATCTAAAGCCCTATCGCTTTAGGGGCGTAGCCGAGTCGCAGGACGAGATCGGCTGGCACACCCTGGTCCGCATGCGGGATGTCTGGGAGATTCCGATGGTAGGTCGCACGTCAAAGGAACGAACCGGTTGGCCGACTCAAAAACCGGAGGCATTGCTCGCGCGCATTATCGCCGCATCGTCAATGGAGGGTGATCTGGTGCTCGACCCCTTCTGTGGCAGTGGAACGACTATCGCCGTCGCCGCGCGGCTCGGTCGAAGGTGGATCGGCATCGACCTGAACCCGGCTGCAATCGATATCGCACAATCGCGACTCAGTGCAGGCGACGCCACTCGAAGATCATAG
- a CDS encoding 3-isopropylmalate dehydratase large subunit, which produces MPHTIAERILAAHSGQAEVEPGQLVTARPDRLMSHDNAALVIRHFREIGVERVFDPARIVIPLDHRVPAESERTAAAHKAIREFVSEQGIEAFYDIREGICHQVMIERAHALPGELILGTDSHTTSYGCLAAASTGIGATEMAAVWATGELWLRVPTTIRVETKGIFGPMVGAKDLALHLLGLLTARGADYRSVEYYGEAITSLDVSGRFTLCNMAMEMGAKFAIVPFDQQTAAYLARRTKSELNAVYADRGTNYERVVEVDLSRLDPQVALPHHPDRVVPLRDAAGLRPDQIVIGSCTNGRIDDLEIAARIIGGKTLSRHIRLLIVPGSREVYLEALRRGVIEALVEAGAVILNPGCGPCLGAHQGLLAPGEKCLATTNRNFKGRMGSGDAEVYLCSPAVAASTAVCGEIPSSLADVC; this is translated from the coding sequence GTGCCCCACACCATCGCCGAAAGGATCCTCGCCGCTCACTCTGGGCAGGCTGAGGTCGAGCCCGGACAACTCGTAACCGCCCGGCCCGACCGGCTGATGTCGCACGACAACGCCGCACTGGTGATCCGACACTTTCGCGAAATCGGCGTCGAGCGCGTCTTCGATCCGGCGCGTATAGTAATACCGCTCGACCACCGCGTCCCCGCCGAGTCCGAGCGCACCGCTGCGGCGCACAAAGCGATTCGCGAGTTCGTTTCCGAGCAGGGTATCGAGGCGTTCTACGACATTCGCGAAGGCATTTGTCATCAGGTGATGATCGAACGCGCCCACGCTCTGCCCGGCGAGTTGATCCTCGGCACCGACAGCCATACGACCTCCTACGGCTGCCTCGCCGCGGCTTCGACCGGCATCGGCGCAACTGAAATGGCCGCCGTCTGGGCCACCGGAGAACTCTGGCTAAGAGTGCCGACGACCATACGGGTAGAAACGAAAGGCATCTTCGGCCCTATGGTAGGTGCCAAAGACCTGGCGCTGCATCTGCTCGGGCTTTTGACTGCGCGCGGCGCCGACTACCGGTCGGTCGAATACTATGGCGAAGCCATTACTTCATTGGACGTCTCAGGTCGGTTCACGCTCTGCAACATGGCAATGGAGATGGGTGCCAAGTTTGCCATCGTCCCCTTTGACCAGCAAACGGCAGCCTATCTTGCCCGGCGGACAAAAAGCGAATTGAACGCTGTCTATGCGGATCGAGGCACCAACTATGAACGGGTCGTCGAGGTCGATTTGAGCCGCCTCGATCCGCAGGTGGCACTACCGCATCATCCGGACCGCGTGGTGCCGCTGCGAGATGCCGCCGGTCTTAGGCCCGACCAGATCGTCATCGGCTCCTGCACCAACGGGCGCATCGACGACCTCGAGATCGCGGCTCGGATCATTGGAGGAAAAACCCTCTCCCGGCACATCCGGCTCCTGATCGTCCCCGGTTCGCGAGAGGTCTATCTTGAAGCCCTTAGGCGCGGTGTCATCGAAGCCCTCGTCGAAGCCGGTGCGGTCATTCTCAATCCCGGCTGCGGACCTTGCCTGGGAGCCCATCAGGGACTACTTGCCCCAGGCGAAAAGTGTCTTGCCACAACCAACCGCAATTTCAAGGGCCGGATGGGGAGTGGCGACGCGGAGGTCTATCTCTGCAGCCCGGCCGTAGCCGCTTCGACGGCGGTGTGCGGCGAAATCCCGTCTTCACTTGCCGACGTATGCTAA
- a CDS encoding acylphosphatase — protein MLKTIRMVASGRVQGVGFRAFVKDAADDFGLTGYVQNLFNGEVRVVATGEEAFINRFIDIIRRGNGHSRIEALEIDYLDRTESSTNFSIKRTE, from the coding sequence ATGCTAAAGACCATCCGCATGGTCGCTTCCGGTCGGGTGCAGGGAGTCGGGTTTCGCGCTTTCGTCAAGGATGCTGCCGATGACTTCGGCCTGACCGGCTATGTGCAGAACCTCTTCAACGGCGAAGTCCGGGTCGTAGCGACCGGCGAGGAAGCCTTTATCAACCGCTTCATCGACATCATCCGCCGCGGCAACGGACACTCACGAATCGAAGCACTTGAAATCGACTACCTTGATCGGACGGAAAGCAGCACCAACTTCAGCATCAAGAGGACGGAATAG
- a CDS encoding HAD family hydrolase → MEPNHSQKLLIFDVDGTLTDSAGLTRVALERAAREIYAIDNATRGITAYGQTDVNIFSEILVNNRLAVEDFEDHFTRFTGRYVTLLEEILFASPRPRLQPGVKDLLLRLVRESGMNMVLGTGNIEPGARLKLKRHGIDHYFPTGGFGSDSGVRADLIRIAYERGCRHFGIPFPLKDVWVIGDTPNDVAAGRALGSKILAVATGMYARAELETCQPDALMDDFSDNDRFIDVIRNG, encoded by the coding sequence ATAGAACCAAATCACTCCCAAAAACTGTTGATCTTCGACGTCGATGGGACGCTTACCGACTCCGCCGGTCTAACCCGCGTCGCGCTTGAACGTGCAGCCCGTGAGATCTATGCTATCGATAACGCCACCCGCGGCATCACGGCCTATGGCCAGACCGACGTCAACATTTTTAGTGAGATTCTGGTCAATAACCGCCTCGCGGTCGAGGACTTTGAGGATCACTTCACCCGTTTCACCGGACGATATGTTACATTACTGGAGGAGATTCTCTTCGCTTCTCCCCGTCCGCGCCTCCAGCCCGGGGTGAAGGATTTGCTCCTCCGCCTGGTGCGCGAGTCGGGAATGAATATGGTTCTGGGAACCGGCAACATCGAGCCGGGGGCGCGCCTCAAACTGAAGCGGCATGGCATCGACCACTACTTTCCAACCGGCGGCTTCGGCAGCGACAGCGGCGTCCGCGCCGACCTCATCCGAATCGCCTATGAACGGGGCTGCCGGCACTTCGGGATTCCCTTTCCGCTTAAGGATGTCTGGGTGATCGGCGATACTCCCAACGATGTTGCAGCCGGACGCGCGCTCGGGTCGAAAATCCTCGCCGTCGCAACCGGGATGTACGCGCGAGCTGAACTCGAGACCTGTCAGCCGGATGCGTTGATGGATGACTTTTCGGACAACGACCGGTTCATCGATGTGATTCGGAACGGGTAG
- a CDS encoding YjbQ family protein: MKSLTRYKTFNTTRKRDYINITAEVRKVVKESGIAEGMILVSAMHITAGVYVNDAEDGLIADIDDWLERLAPFADYRHHRTGETNGDAHLKSLLVHHQVVVPITKGDLDLGPWQQIYYAEFDGRRPKRLIMKVMGE; the protein is encoded by the coding sequence ATGAAGTCTCTAACCCGCTACAAGACCTTCAACACCACGCGCAAGCGCGATTACATCAACATCACTGCAGAGGTGCGGAAGGTCGTTAAGGAGTCCGGTATCGCCGAAGGTATGATCCTCGTCTCGGCGATGCACATCACGGCTGGTGTCTATGTCAACGATGCTGAAGATGGTCTCATTGCCGATATCGACGACTGGTTGGAACGCCTTGCGCCCTTTGCTGATTATCGCCATCACCGGACCGGCGAAACCAACGGCGACGCACACCTGAAAAGCCTCCTTGTTCACCATCAGGTTGTCGTCCCCATAACGAAGGGCGACCTTGACCTTGGACCTTGGCAGCAAATCTACTATGCCGAGTTCGACGGCAGGCGCCCCAAGCGCCTGATTATGAAGGTGATGGGTGAATAA
- a CDS encoding MgtC/SapB family protein: MEDLTRIGALLPGIIGGLLTAIVCGGLIGLERGMRRKAAGLRDYILVCFGAALYMMSGELLGISRGEGGTPDPSRIAAQIATAIGFLGAGVIIHRRGEVGGITTAAAIWVTAAIGIVIGAGYPLLALMVTGVVLMALTLLYGVEERLSRAHRKSLLLKIVLREDTGEVRERIQTALQRQGVQIDAVRAERVPNGTKLTITAMTGEDPRALLELLWVTPGVVEVEH, from the coding sequence ATGGAAGATCTAACCCGTATCGGAGCGCTCCTGCCGGGGATCATCGGCGGCCTTTTGACAGCGATCGTCTGTGGAGGATTGATCGGGCTTGAGCGTGGAATGCGCCGTAAGGCGGCGGGGCTGCGGGACTACATACTGGTCTGCTTCGGCGCAGCGCTCTACATGATGTCCGGCGAACTGCTCGGCATCAGTCGCGGCGAAGGCGGCACCCCCGATCCCTCCCGCATTGCGGCGCAGATCGCGACCGCTATCGGCTTCCTCGGAGCCGGCGTCATTATCCACCGGCGCGGAGAGGTCGGTGGAATCACAACCGCAGCAGCGATCTGGGTGACCGCTGCCATAGGGATCGTCATCGGTGCGGGATATCCCCTGCTGGCGCTCATGGTAACCGGCGTCGTCCTGATGGCGTTGACTCTGCTCTACGGCGTGGAAGAGCGGTTAAGCCGCGCCCATCGCAAGTCGTTGCTCTTGAAAATCGTACTCCGCGAAGACACCGGCGAGGTCCGGGAACGGATCCAAACAGCCCTCCAGCGGCAGGGAGTGCAAATCGACGCCGTCCGCGCTGAGCGCGTTCCGAACGGCACCAAACTGACCATAACGGCGATGACCGGAGAAGATCCGAGAGCCTTGTTGGAATTGCTCTGGGTGACGCCGGGCGTCGTCGAAGTCGAACATTAG
- a CDS encoding hydroxylamine oxidoreductase yields MHRFLYLFVILAALFLIGADQKETPAKAGSGGYLPVLSGDSQACIECHRSENPGIYQQWGASKHYGANVGCYECHKADKNDADAFDHNGWMISIIVSPADCAKCHQQEVAEFSASHHSRAAEILGSLDNVLGEVVEGPAAAVLGCKQCHGSEVKVVGNGKLHPDTWPNTGMGRINPDGTKGSCTACHTRHEFSVAQARQPENCGRCHLGPDHPQKEIYEESKHGIAYYANIDRMNLNNSKWVLGEDYTAAPTCATCHMSATPDLPLTHDVGSRISWTLRPAISEKVDAPYIKAGKKVKPWQERRADMKKVCSVCHTPDYVNSFYHQFDNVVELYNTKFALPGRDLMAAITDAGLITSDIPFDDEIEWTWYFLWHHEGRRARMGASMFAPDYTQWHGFFEIAHRFYTELIPQAKELAHKAREAGKIAAADKVEAKVKEILAMPDHQWSIGKMPPEEKARRQKASEEFKKRYVQ; encoded by the coding sequence ATGCACCGTTTTCTCTATCTTTTCGTCATTCTCGCCGCGCTCTTCCTGATCGGCGCCGACCAGAAGGAGACGCCCGCCAAAGCCGGCAGCGGCGGCTACCTGCCGGTTCTATCCGGCGACAGCCAAGCCTGCATCGAATGTCACCGCAGTGAGAACCCCGGTATTTACCAGCAATGGGGCGCGTCGAAGCACTACGGCGCCAACGTCGGTTGCTACGAATGCCATAAGGCCGACAAGAACGACGCCGACGCTTTCGACCACAACGGCTGGATGATTTCTATCATCGTCTCCCCGGCCGACTGCGCCAAGTGTCATCAGCAGGAGGTGGCAGAGTTCTCTGCCAGCCATCACTCCCGTGCCGCCGAAATCCTCGGCTCGCTCGACAACGTTCTGGGCGAGGTCGTCGAAGGGCCGGCTGCGGCGGTCTTAGGCTGCAAGCAGTGCCACGGCTCGGAGGTGAAGGTCGTCGGCAACGGCAAACTCCACCCTGACACCTGGCCTAACACCGGAATGGGCCGGATCAATCCCGACGGCACGAAAGGCTCCTGCACGGCTTGCCATACCCGGCACGAGTTCTCGGTCGCCCAAGCCCGCCAACCGGAAAACTGCGGCCGCTGCCACCTCGGCCCCGACCACCCTCAGAAGGAGATTTACGAGGAGTCGAAACATGGCATCGCCTACTATGCCAACATCGATCGGATGAATCTGAACAATTCAAAGTGGGTGCTTGGCGAAGACTACACCGCGGCTCCGACCTGCGCCACTTGCCACATGTCGGCGACACCCGACCTGCCGCTGACCCACGACGTCGGCTCGCGCATCAGTTGGACGCTCCGGCCGGCTATTTCGGAGAAGGTCGATGCGCCTTACATCAAAGCCGGCAAGAAAGTCAAACCGTGGCAGGAACGGCGCGCCGATATGAAGAAAGTCTGCAGCGTCTGCCATACACCGGACTACGTCAACTCGTTCTACCACCAGTTCGACAACGTCGTCGAACTCTACAACACCAAGTTCGCCCTTCCCGGCCGCGACCTGATGGCTGCGATAACCGATGCCGGGCTGATCACCAGCGATATCCCGTTCGACGACGAAATCGAATGGACCTGGTATTTCCTCTGGCACCACGAGGGTCGTCGAGCGCGAATGGGGGCTTCGATGTTCGCTCCCGACTATACCCAGTGGCACGGCTTCTTCGAAATTGCGCACCGGTTCTACACCGAACTGATACCGCAAGCCAAAGAACTGGCGCATAAAGCCCGGGAAGCGGGGAAGATCGCGGCAGCGGATAAGGTCGAAGCGAAGGTGAAGGAGATCCTTGCGATGCCCGACCACCAGTGGTCTATAGGGAAGATGCCGCCGGAGGAGAAAGCACGGCGTCAGAAGGCGTCGGAAGAGTTCAAGAAGCGCTACGTTCAGTAG
- the ychF gene encoding redox-regulated ATPase YchF yields the protein MRCGIVGKPLSGKSTLFSLLTGSPLPDPVQSRREVQHGIAQLPDPRRDELARVSRSRKIVPATVEYLDIPGAAHTGDRTEPYPPALLGELRAVSMLALVLRDFAAAGVPHPSGSIDPARDLLETELEFILADLATAEKRLERLARMHDEASRREADLLERCRDGLAAERPLRELAFDATDDKALRGYAFLSLKPLLVVLNLGEEGAAGAGARLQQLQAAFPGLVRQVGWVSAAGEIEAEIAQLDPEERAPFMADLGYDLPALDRIIRATFDLMGMITFFTTGDKDTTAWAIPSGSNAVTAAGAIHDDIARGFIRAEVCRWDDLVAAGGSHARLKEQAKLHLEGKDYIVKDGDVINVRFGI from the coding sequence ATGCGTTGCGGAATCGTCGGCAAGCCGCTCTCCGGCAAATCGACGCTCTTCTCCCTCCTGACCGGATCACCGCTGCCGGATCCGGTTCAGAGCCGTCGTGAAGTGCAGCACGGCATAGCGCAACTTCCGGATCCGCGGCGGGACGAACTGGCCCGCGTCTCCAGGTCGCGCAAGATCGTCCCGGCGACTGTCGAGTATCTCGACATCCCAGGCGCGGCGCACACCGGCGACCGGACCGAGCCTTATCCTCCCGCACTGCTCGGCGAACTGCGGGCGGTTTCGATGCTGGCGCTGGTGCTGCGCGACTTCGCTGCGGCGGGAGTGCCGCATCCGTCGGGGAGTATCGATCCGGCGCGGGACCTGCTGGAGACCGAACTGGAGTTCATTCTGGCCGATCTGGCAACCGCCGAAAAGCGCCTCGAGCGACTCGCGAGAATGCACGACGAAGCGTCCCGGCGGGAAGCGGACTTGTTGGAACGTTGCCGCGATGGACTTGCGGCGGAAAGACCGTTAAGGGAACTCGCTTTCGACGCGACCGACGATAAAGCTCTGCGAGGCTATGCCTTCCTGAGCCTCAAGCCGCTTCTGGTGGTGCTCAATCTGGGTGAGGAGGGTGCAGCAGGGGCTGGCGCGCGGCTTCAGCAGTTACAAGCCGCTTTCCCCGGTCTGGTCCGTCAGGTCGGCTGGGTCTCGGCGGCAGGCGAAATCGAAGCCGAGATCGCGCAACTCGACCCGGAGGAGCGCGCTCCCTTCATGGCTGACCTTGGCTACGACCTGCCGGCGCTCGACCGGATCATTCGCGCCACCTTCGACCTGATGGGCATGATCACCTTCTTCACCACCGGCGACAAGGACACCACCGCGTGGGCGATACCGTCCGGGTCGAACGCCGTAACCGCCGCCGGAGCCATTCACGACGACATTGCAAGGGGGTTTATTCGCGCCGAGGTCTGCCGTTGGGACGATCTGGTCGCTGCCGGTGGGAGCCACGCCCGCTTGAAGGAGCAAGCCAAACTGCACCTTGAAGGGAAGGACTACATCGTAAAGGATGGCGATGTCATCAATGTCCGGTTTGGCATCTGA